The genomic stretch GAAAGCCGTCGACGAGCACCTCTGTGTGGACGCCCAGATCGCGATGACCGCGGAGACCATCCAGCACGGCGTTGGCGATCTCGCCGAAACCGACGTGGAGCGTGGCTCCTCGGGGCACGAGTTGCGCGAGGTACTTGCCGATGGTGGTTCCGACTGCGTCGACGGCCGAAGGAGCGAAAGTCGCGAGGCCGACTTCGTCCTCGACGAATACGTGAATCCGATCGCGATGGATGAAGCTCTGGCCGTGCGTGCGCGGAAACCGCGGATTGATCTGGGCGACCACGACGCGTGCGGCTCGGCACGCGGCCGAGGCGAGGTCTACTCCGGTGCCGAGCGAACAGTACCCATGCGCGTCCGGCGGGGTGACTTGAACGACCGCGACATCGAGCGGCAGAATGCCTTCGAGGAATAGTCCCGGTACCTCGGAGGCGAAACAGGGAGTGTGGTCGATGTGCGGTCCGCTCAGGCCCGACTCGGAGAAGAGGAGGTTGGTGCCGAAGGTGTCCGCCAGTGCCGGATCGGTCCAAGGAGCCTCGCCTGCAACCAGGCCGTGGACGAGTTCGATGTCTCGCAGGTGAGCCGCGTGCGCGCAGAGCGAGCGGGCAAGCGCGAGAGGGCAGGCCGATCCTCCGCCGATGAAGACCCGGCTGCCCGGTTTGATCCACGTTTCCCAGAGAGCCTGCCGGAACGGAGTCACAGGCGGGCGATGTCGCTCAACGTCTGGCCGCGACGAGTGGTTGGTTGCGCGAGAGCCGATCGCGATATTCGGTCGGGGAGAAACCGGTGATGCGTTTGAACACGCGGTTGAACTGGGAGAGCGATTGGAAGCCGACTTCGAACGCCACTTCGCTCACGCGCAGATGCGGATTGAGCAGGTAGGACTTGGCCTTCTCGACGCGAACGCGGCCGAGGTACTCGGTGAACGTGAGGCCCGTCGCCTTCTTGAACATCTTGCAGAAGTAGAAGGTGCTGGTGTTCACGGCCCGGGCGACGGACGCGAGCGTGAGATCGTCGCCTTGGTTCTTTTCGATGAAGTCCTTGGCGCGGGAGATCATCGGATTCTCGGTGTTCTCTTCGCGAACGAGGACTTGGTTGCTGACCATGCTCAGGTGGTCGGCGAAGACCTTGAGCAGTCGAACCATGGATTGATATTGATCGGCCGTGAGGACCTTGCTGGCGAAATAGGAGTCGTGGAGCTTCTTCAGGTCCATCTCGACGCCCCACTTGATCAGTTGCTTCGCGGTGCGGTCGAAGTCCTCCTCGGAGGGGGCCTCGGTGAATACTTGGCCCGTGCGAAGGAAGCCCACGAGTCGTTCGCCCAGCCGTACGGGAACGGCGGTGTCGCACATGCCCGCGAAGCACTTGACGGTGACGGGATCTCCGTCGGCTTCGTTGGACAAGCGACTCTGCATCTCGAGGCATGCAGCGCACGACTTGCTCGAGGAGCCCATCATCGCGCAAAAGGAGCTCTCGTTGCGGTCGCCCTGCAACGGCAGTCCCCACGTCTCCGGCGGTGTGAGCGTGAACGGCAGCCCGGTGGCACCGCGGAACGCGACTTCGTAGTCCTTGAAGATTTTCGACTTCGTCAGCTTCTCGACGAGAACTTTGCCAGAATTGTCCACGACACCTCATGAATTGCCACGAGGTGTGTTCGGACTCAAGAGGCTTCGGTCGATCAGCCGGGCATGAACGAGGAGTGGCGACGGGCATGTTCGCGCATTTCTCGGTCGATGAGTTGCTTGAACGCCTTCTCCATGGCGGAACGCAGTGCTTGGCGTTCGATCGTCGAGTGAAGGGAGCAAAAGGCCGGGTCCGACTCGACGAACTCGCCCAACACGTCTCGCCCGGTAAGGAACAGTTCCATGTATTGGTCGGCCGACGGGCAGTCCTCTCCCGGAAACTCGGAGAGCAGCGATTCGTGAAGGTCGATTCGATCGTTGGACGAATCGGATTTCAGAAGGCGCACGACTTCGTCGAACGCTCGGAAGATCAGCGCGTAGGGGAAGTGTTGTTGAGACGGGAGTTGGAAGCCGATGTTGTCCTTGAGCGCGGACTTCCAGCGGGTGACGAGCCGGAATTTCCTCTTCTGGAGGAAACGCAGCATTTGCCGTCTCATACGGCTGGAGTCTGCCGGATCGCGTGGCACCGTTCTATGCAGTCTTTGCGGATTGTCGTGCAGGTGTTGGAGGGTGGTGAGTTCGACGGTGGCGATTCCCGGAGCGGCGACTTCGGGTGAATGCGGACGGCGGAGGTGGAGCTTCGGTGTCGTATCAGACCTTCCAGATTTGCAGGACTTTGAGGTAGTTCGCGCGCTCGTAGGCAGCGGGGTCGGGGCAATGTCGGAGGCTCATACTGCCGCGCATCTGGTCGAGGGAGGCGTACTCGCGCTCTTCCATCCAGTAGCGCATGCTGTCGAGCATCATGCTGAGGTGCTTCGGGCCGAAGTGCAGGAGCGACGAGACACATTGGACGGCGTCGGCGCCGGCCATGATCGCCTTGATCGCGTCGACGGCTCGGTGGACGCCACCGCTGCAGGCGAGCGAGCAACGGACCGTGCCGAAGAGGACGCCGAGCCAGCGCAAACGGAGGCGAAGCTCGGCCGAGCTGGAGAGCTCGAGTTTGGGCACGGTTTCGAGAGCGTCGGGATCTATGTCGGGTTGATAGAAGCGGTTGAAGAGGACGATGCCGTTCGTCCCCAAGGCGTCGATCTGAGCGGCGAAGTGGGCGAGCGACGAGTAGAAGGGCGAGAGCTTGACGGCGATGGGAATGGAAACGGCGCTGCGAACCGCCCGGAGGATGTCGAGGGTGCGAGATTCGACGTCGTCGGCGGATTCCGACGGATCGGTGGCGAGGTAGTAGACGTTGAGTTCGATGGCGTCGGCTCCGGCCTGCTGTATGTTCTTGGCGTAGTCGATCCAACCGCCGATGCGGGTGCCGTTGAGCGATGCGATGACGGGAATGCCGAGCGCCTCCTTGAGCTTGCGAATCTGCTCCAAGTATTGTTCGGGGCCGAGGTGGTAGTCTTCCTGTTTGGGGAAGAACGAGGTGGCTTCGGCGAAGGAGTCGCTGGTGCCCTCCGAGAGTTGGAAGGAAGACCATTGGTCTTGGATCGCCTGTTCCTCGAAGAGCGAGTGCATGACGATCGCTCCGGCGCCGGCGTCTTCGAGGTTTCGTGCGGTGTCGAGGTTGTCGACCAGCGGGGAGGCACCGGGCATGAGCGGGTTCTTGAGGGTCAGCCCGAGGTATTTGGTCTCCAAATTCATGGCGAGGTGGGTGGAGGGTTCAGCTTTGCGATCCGTTCGCCGAGGTGCCGCCGGAGGCGTCCGCGGTGGTGGGGGCGGAGGCCGGTTGCAGCACGCTCATCGCCGCCATCTGTTGGTAGCTGTCGTATCGAGCTCGCGCGATGTGCTCGGCGTGGTCGGCGAAAGCCTTGGCTTTGACCGGATCGATCTTCTCCAGCGTGCGGAAACGCAGTTCGTTTTGCCGGTACTTCGCCAGGGTCGTCTTCGGGGCCGCGGAGTCGAGCGTGAGGGGGTTCTCACCGGAGGCACGCTTGCGTGGATCGAAGCGATAGAGCGGCCAGTGACCGGAGTCGACGGCGAGCTTTTGTTGCTCGGCGCCGAGGACGAGGTTGTAGCCGTGAGCGATGCAATGGCTGTAAGCGAGGATGAGGGAAGGACCGTCGTAGGACTCGGCTTCGCGGAAGGCGTTCAGCGTTTGAGTGTCCTTCGCGCCCATGGCGATGCGGGCGACGTAGACGCCGCCGTAGCTCATGGCGATTAGGCCGAGGTCCTTCTTCGGTGCTTCCTTTCCGCCGACGCTGAACTTCGCGGTCGCACCGAGCGGCGTGGACTTCGAGCGCTGACCTCCGGTGTTGGAGTAGACCTCGGTGTCGAGGACGAGGATGTTCACGTTGCGGTTGAGGGTGAACACGTGGTCGAGGCCGCCGAAGCCGATGTCGTAGGCCCAACCGTCGCCACCGACGATCCAGAGGCTCTTGGGGACGAGGTGATCGGCGAGACGCGAGAGTTCCTCGGCGATCGCGAGACGGAGCCCCGAGAGCTTCTCGCGCAGGGCCGCGACTTGTTTGCGCCGGACCGCGATGGCGGCCTCGTCCAAGTAGCCGTCGACGAGCAGGTCACGGACGAGATCGTCGCCGATCTGCGGGGCGAGTTGCGTGACGAGCGAGCGGGCGCGGAGTTGGAGGTGGTCGAGGGCGTAGCGGATGCCGGTGCCGAACTCGGCGTTGTCTTCGAAGAGGGAATTGGACCACGCAGGGCCGCGACCGTTGGCGTCGACCGTGTAGGGCGTGGTGGGGAGGTTGCCTCCGTAAATGGACGAGCATCCAGTGGCGTTGGCGATGACGGCGCGATCGCCGTAGAGCTGGGTGAGGAGCTTGACGTAGGGCGTCTCGCCGCAGCCGTTGCAGGCCCCGGAGTATTCGAAAAGAGGCTCGAGGAACTGGGAGGCTTTCACCTCGGCTTTGATCAGCGTGCGGTCGGGGTTGGGGATGCCGAGGAAGAACTTGTAGTTCTCCCGTTCGGCCATGCGCAGCGGGGGCTGCGGCTGCATGTTGATCGCCTTGCTGCGAGGGTCGGCCTTGTTCTTGGCCGGGCAGACGGCGACGCAGAGGCTGCAGCCGGTGCAGTCTTCGGGTGCGACCTGCAGCGTGTAGTGCGTGCCCGGGTTTTCCCGTGACTTGAAGGGCGTGGACTTGAACGTCTCCGGAGCTCCTTCGAGCGCGTCGGGCGTGTAGAATTTGGCGCGGATGGCGGAGTGCGGGCAGATGAGCACACACTTGTTGCACTGGATGCAAACGGCGGGATCCCAAACAGGAATCTCGGAAGCGAGGTTGCGTTTCTCCCAGCAGGCGGTGGCGGTGGGCCACGTGCCGTCGACGGGGAAGGCGCTGACGGGGAGCATGTCGCCCTTGCCTTTGAGCATCGTCGCGGTGACGCGCTGCACGAAATCCGGAGCCTCGAGCGAGACGATCGGCGGTAGAGGTATGCCGTCGGCGGCGTCGGAGGGGATGGCGACTTCGAAGAGGGCGGCGAGGGTGTTGTCGACCGCCTCGAAGTTCTTGCGAACGACCTCGGTGCCTTTGCGGCCGTAGGTCTTCTCGATCGAGTGTTTGATGCAGTCGATGGCTTCCTTGGGCGGCAGTACTCCTGAGAGAGCGAAGAAGCAGACCTGCATCACGGTGTTGATGCGGCCGCCCATGCCACTGCGACGAGCGACGTCGAAGGCGTCGATGGAGTAGAGTTTCAGTTTCTTGTCGCGTATCGCTTGCTGGACTTCGAGTGGGAGGCGCTTCCACACCGTGCTCGCGGCACCGGGGGCGTTGAGCAAGAGCACGGCACCCGGTGCGGCGTAGGAGAGGACGTCGTAGTATTCGAGGAAACTGAACTGGTGGCAGGCGACGAAATCGGCCTGCGAGATCAGGTAGGGGGAGCGGATCGGCTTGGGACCGAAACGAAGGTGCGAGATGGTGATCGCGCCCGACTTCTTGGAGTCGTAGACGAAGTAGCCCTGAGCGTTGAGGTCGGTTTCTTCGCCGATGATTTTGATCGTGTTCTTGTTGGCGCCGACCGTCCCGTCCGAACCGAGTCCGAAGAAGACGGCGCGGCGGACGCTTTCGGGCTCGATGTCGACGGCGGCGTCGAAGTCGAGCGAGAGGCGGGTGACGTCGTCGTTGATGCCGACGGTGAAGATACGGCGGGGCGAGGCTTTGCGACCTTCGGCGAACACGGCCATGACCATGCCGGGGGTGAATTCCTTCGAGCTGAGGCCGTAGCGACCGCCGATCACGCGGGGTCGGCGGTCGGTTTTCAACCAGCCTTCCACATCGGCTTCGTCGAGGGCGGAGAGGACGTCGAGGAACAGGGGTTCACCCGGCGCGCCGGGCTCTTTGGTGCGATCGAGCACCACGAGAGTCTTCGTCGACGCAGGGAGAATCGCCGCGAAATCGCGGACGGCGAAGGGGCGGTAGAGGCGGACCTTGATCACGCCGACCTTCTCGCCGCGGGCGCACATCCAGTTCACGGTGTCGGCGACGGTCTCCGCCCCGGAACCCATGACGACGACGACTTGCTCGGCTTCGGGGTGACCTTCGTATTCGAAAAGTGAGTACGACCGACCGGTCTGCGCGGCGAACTCGCGCATCACTTCGGCGACTGCGGCCGGGGTGGCATCGTAGAAACCGTTGCAGGCTTCGCGGGCTTGGAAGAACGCGTCCGGGTTCTGCGCGGTGCCGCGCACGACCGGCTTGTCCGGCGTGAGTCGCCGTTCCCTGAAGGCCTGAAGAGCCGCGGGGTCGATCAACGCGCGCAGCGCTTCGTCGGAGACCGGGACGATCTTGTTGACTTCGTGCGACGTGCGGAAGCCGTCGAAGAAATGGATGATCGGAACGCGGGAGCGCAGCGTCGCGGCGTGGGCGACGGCAGCCATGTCCTGAGCTTCCTGCACCGAGTTGGACACGAGCATGGCCCAGCCGGTCTGGCGGCAGGCCATGACGTCGGAGTGATCGCCGAAGATCGAGAGCGCGTGCGTGGCGAGCGTGCGGGCGGTGACGTGGACCGCGCAGGGCGTGAGCTCGCCGGCGATCTTGTAGAAGTTGGGGATCATCAACAACAGCCCTTGCGAGGCCGTGAAGGTGGACGAGAGCGCGCCGCCTTGCAGCGAGCCGTGCAACAGGCCCGCGGCACCGCCTTCCGACTGCATTTCCACGACTTGCGGGACGTCGCCCCACAGGTTCTTCATCCCTTGTGCGGCCCATTCGTCGCAATACTCGGCCATGGGCGACGACGGCGTGATGGGGTAAATGGCGAAGATCTCGTTCATGCGGTACGCCACCGAGGCGACCGCTTCGTTTGCATCGAGGGTGACAGCCGAAGCTTTTTGCGAATCAGGAGCTTTCACGTGCGAATGAGTTTCTCGGGGTGGCGGCCTTGGGCTGCCCTGGCGACGATCATGGCAGAGCGCGCAGTGAGCGGCTTTGCACGCGTTGTCCAGCGATGCGCGGATCTTGAGGTCGTCCGCTCCGATCGGCTCGATGCGGACGGAGCGCCTGCGTTCAGTTTTCCGGCGTCTTCGGCGTAGCGAAGAGAATGATGTCTGCCTTCTCGCGACCGATGATCTCTTGGGCGCGGCGGAGCGCGTCGCGTGTGGCGAGTGTCACGTTCTGCGGTGTGTAGCGGAAGAGGTTCTTTTCGCCGATCAGCTCGAGGAGGCCGGCGCGTGCGAAGACCGTCTCGACTTCGGGTTGGAGACCGCTCACGACGACCTCTCGGCCGCGACCGCGGGCGAAGCGGACGAGATCTGCGATCGCCATGGCGCTGGTGGCGTCGAGGTTGTGGGCGTTGCGCAAGCGCAGGAGCACGACCTTGAGGTTCTCGGTCTGCACGAGCAGGCGCATCTGCTCGAGGAAGAGATCTGCGGAGCCGAAGAAGAGATCGCCTTCGACGTGGACGATCGAAACGGCCGGGATCGTTCGCGACGCGGCCTCGGATTTCTCGGCCAGTTCGCCGCGGTCGTTGAAGGCGTACTCGACGAGGCGGGGTTGTGCGACTTTGTGGAGAAAGAGCAGGAGGGACGTGACCACGCCGGCGAAGACGGCGGTGTCGAGCGGCAGCAGCAGCCCACCGATCGCCGTGACGGCAAACGTGAGCGCGTCCGCTCGGGTGGTTCGCAGCGTCGTGCGGATCGCGACCGGATCGATCAACGCGATGCCCACGGAGATGACCAACGCGGCGAGGACGGCGCGCGGGATGTGCGCGATGAGCGGACCGAGGGTGAAGATGCCTACCACCAAGAGAATACCGCTCAGTATGCTGGCGAGGGGCGTGCGCGCACCGCTCGCCCAATTGACGGTGGAGCGCGTGGGGGAGCCGGATACGGGCATACCCGAGCCGAACGCGCACACGGCGTTGGCGGCACCGAGGCTGACGAGCTGTCGGCGGACATCGAGCGAGTCGCCGGAGCGCGCGGCGAGTGTCTTCGCGATCGAGGCACTCTCCAGGAACGCGAGAAATGCGATCGCGAGCGCCGGACTGGCCAATCGGGCGAACAGCTCGGCGTCGAGGATCGGTACGCTCACAGGCCATTCGGCGGCGGAAAACGCACCCAAAGTGCGAAACTCGATGTGCAGGAATGTGCTCGCCGCGGCGCACACGGAGGTCATCGCGACGAGCGTGATCGCGACGGCCGGGAGCGAGGGCCAGCGGCGCTTGAGGAGGTGAAACAGGCCGAGGCTCGCTCCCCCCGCGATGAGCGAAGCGGGGTCGGTGAGCGGCAGTGCGGAAAGCGTGTTCCAAAGCGTGCCGGGCAGTGTGGGATCGCGCGGCAGGTCCACGCCGAGGACGTGTCGCACTTGGTGGACGATGATCAGGCAACCCGCGGCGGTGACGTATCCCGTGACGACGCTGCGGGAGATGTACTTCACGATCACGCCGGCGTTGAGTGCGGCGGCGAGGAAAAACACCGCGGCCACCATGACGACGAGCAACGGTAGAACGACGAGGCGTTGTTCTTCCGGAATACCGAGTGTCGCGAGTGCGGAGAGCAGAAGGACCGCCGTCGCGTTCGTCGGGCCCACGAGCAGGAACCGGGAACTCGCGAAGAACGGACTGGTGATCGAGCCCAGAGCGGATGAATACAGGCCGGTCTGCACCGGAAGGCCGGCGATGAGGGCGTAGGCCATCGCCTGCGGGAAGTCCAAGAGGGCGACATTCAGGGCGGCGCGCGCGTCGTGCCGCAGATCGGATCGGCGATAGCGGCGGAGCCGATCGAAGAGCGGCACCCACTGCGCACAGCGTTTCCACGGGCCCGGTTGCATGAGAGCGCAGGCAAACGGCGTGCGCCGCACGGGCCAAGCGCCAACCTCGAGCGCGGTCGACGCGCGACGTGCGGCGCTACGCCAACAATTCGGCGGCGACCGCCCGCAATTGCTCGAAACCGAACGGTTTGGCGAGGAAGCGCACGGACGGATCTTCGCGTATCTGTGGGGCGGCCAGCGCGGGGCCGAAGCCGCTCGTGAAAACGACCTTCAGGTCGGCACGCGCGCCGCGGAGGTGGTCGGCGAGGTCGCGCCCGGATATGCTGCCCTGAAGGGATACGTCGGTGACGAGCAGCCCCACGCGCTCGTGATGTCGCCTCCACAAGTCCAGCGCTTCGTCGGAACTGCCGGCCAAGAGAGGCACGTAGCCCCCGTGTTGCAGGCCGACGCCGATGACGGTGCGCACGGCATCGCGATCGTCGGCGACGATGATGTGATCCCTCGCGCCACGATCCCTCGTCTGCGGAACGGATGGGACGGACGACATCGCGCGATCCCGCGTGCGAGGCAGAAACATGCGTATGGTCGTGCCGCGCCCGATTTGCGATTCGGCTTCGATCCAGCCGTCGTGCTGCTCCACGATGCCGTGTACGACCGCGAGTGAAAGCGAGGCGTCGTGGCGGTTGCCGGCAGCCGGAAAGAACGGGTCGAAGATGCGGCCGACGTTTTCCGGCGAGATGCCGCGTCCTGTATCCGCCACCTCGATACACGCGTAGTCGCCGACGCGCGCTTGCGGCACGCGGGAGAGGTAGTCGGATCTCGTCCGCACCTCGGCGACCCCGACCGAGACGCGACCGCGGTCTGCGATCGAGTCGCGAGCGTGCGCGACGAGGTTCACCAGCGCTTGCTCGACCATTTCGGGGTCGGCCGTGGTCGTGAACGACTCGTCGTCCGGGATCTCGACGTGTAACTCGACGTGTTCGGGCACGATACGCGCCAGCACCGGTTCGCACCGTCGCATGAGTGCGGGCAGCGAGATGCGGATCGTCCGCATGGGATGCCGACGCGAGAACAGAAGCAGTTCGCGCGTGAGGCGCGCGGCGCTGGACGTGGCTTCCATCACCGCTCGGATTTGCGTGACTGCATCGTTCGGGAGGTCGTCGCGCGCGAGAAGAACTGCTGCGTTGCCCTGGACGACCGTGAGCGAATTGTTGAACTCGGAGGCGATGCTGGCCGCCATCTGACCGATCGACTCCAAGCGTTCGATCCGGCGGCTGGCGTCCTCGGCGGCGATCCGGTCGGTCACGTCGAGCAGGGCGGAAAACAGAAATTGTTTCCCGCGCATTTCGACGAGTTCGCCGGCGGCAAGGCAGTTGCGCAGTCGCCCGTCGCGGGTGCGCACGACTACGGGGATGTTGCGCAGTCTCTCGCCGGCTCTGAGCCGTGCGGCGAGATCGGCGCGACGCTCGCTGTCGACCCAGATGCCGAGTTCGAGACTCGTCCTGCCGATGACTTCCTCGCGAGTGTATCCATGAAGATGGGTGAACGCGTCGTTGACTTCGACGAATCGGCCCTCGTCCAGCGTACTGATCACGATGGAGGTGGGCACCGCGTTGAAGGCGCGCAGAAAGCGCTCGCAGGCATCGACGTGTTCCAAGCCCGAAGTCGTGTGACCCGTAAGATCGATCCCGACGAGCAGATGGTCTTCTCCTTCTTCGTCGCCGATGCCGACTCGACTCCAACGAACCAGCACTTCCCGGCGCTCCCGGTCACGGTCGAGAAGCGCGAGTTTCACTACACGCGCTTCGTGGCTCCGACCGGCGGTGGCGAGCGCTTGTTCGAAGTCGGCGCGAGTATCTTCGGCGAGGAGGTCGGCGAGCGGTGTGCCGTGAGCGGCTCCAGCGTGCATACCGCTGATTCGCTCGCTTTCGCGGTTGAAGTGGATGACGCGGCCTTGGTCGTCGAGCACGATGACGAGGGCACCGCCGTCGGGCCACGGCGGTTCTATCTCCTTGAGGCCGTCGACGAAGTCGGACGGCTCGCGAGTGAAATCTGGCATGGGTCGTTCGGGCAAAGCGATGCGAAGATCGCGAGACAGCAATGGGCGGGTGAGCGTGCGAACGATGCGGGAAAGGAGCCCGGTCGCTCGGCGGGAGAGCTATTAGTTACCATCGAGTCCGCGTCCAGTCTTCTGTGACGGAGTTGCTCGAGGGTGTCCAAAGCCGACCACGGGATCCTAGGTGCGAAGGCCGAGAATTGGCTTCTTCCCGACGCTCGTCGTCGTAGCGTCCCAAGATGATCGATACGCTCGTCTCGTTGCCCGAGGCCTTTGCCGCAACCGTCCGGGAGGCGCGTGCGCAGTCGCGAGATTGGGCAGGAGCGTTACCGGCGTGCGTTTCGTCCGATGCGGTCTTCATCGGTTCGGACCCGGAAGGACGCAACGTCGGTTCGGGTGGCGGGACAGTGCATCTCCTGCACGGTGCGTGGTGCGAGGAGGTCGAGCGTGGGGATTTCGCGGGTGGATTCGAGTCGTGGTTGGGTGAACGCGCGCGCTTGGTGATGCACGCGGGCGGACAATCCCGCCGCTTGCCGGCGTATGCGGCGACGGGGAAGTTGTTCATCCCGGTGCCGCTGCGCGAGGAGATGCCGTCGGCGCGGTTTCAACAGACATTGGGAGACCTGCAAGTGCCGGTGTATCGCGCGGCGTTGGAAGAAGCGGGGAAGGGAGCGCGGGTCTTGCTCGCCTCGGGTGACGTGTGGCTCGACTTCGATCCCACTGCGATGCCCGCAGTCGAAGGCGATCTCGTGGGTGTCGGTATGCGAGTGAGCGCGGAAATGGCGGCGGAGTTCGGAGTGTTCTTCGTGAGGCCGGCGGCCGGAGAGGGTTGCGTCGCGGTGGAGAAGTTCTTGCAGAAGCCGAGTGCGGACGAGATCCGTGCG from Opitutales bacterium ASA1 encodes the following:
- the nifJ gene encoding pyruvate:ferredoxin (flavodoxin) oxidoreductase, whose product is MKAPDSQKASAVTLDANEAVASVAYRMNEIFAIYPITPSSPMAEYCDEWAAQGMKNLWGDVPQVVEMQSEGGAAGLLHGSLQGGALSSTFTASQGLLLMIPNFYKIAGELTPCAVHVTARTLATHALSIFGDHSDVMACRQTGWAMLVSNSVQEAQDMAAVAHAATLRSRVPIIHFFDGFRTSHEVNKIVPVSDEALRALIDPAALQAFRERRLTPDKPVVRGTAQNPDAFFQAREACNGFYDATPAAVAEVMREFAAQTGRSYSLFEYEGHPEAEQVVVVMGSGAETVADTVNWMCARGEKVGVIKVRLYRPFAVRDFAAILPASTKTLVVLDRTKEPGAPGEPLFLDVLSALDEADVEGWLKTDRRPRVIGGRYGLSSKEFTPGMVMAVFAEGRKASPRRIFTVGINDDVTRLSLDFDAAVDIEPESVRRAVFFGLGSDGTVGANKNTIKIIGEETDLNAQGYFVYDSKKSGAITISHLRFGPKPIRSPYLISQADFVACHQFSFLEYYDVLSYAAPGAVLLLNAPGAASTVWKRLPLEVQQAIRDKKLKLYSIDAFDVARRSGMGGRINTVMQVCFFALSGVLPPKEAIDCIKHSIEKTYGRKGTEVVRKNFEAVDNTLAALFEVAIPSDAADGIPLPPIVSLEAPDFVQRVTATMLKGKGDMLPVSAFPVDGTWPTATACWEKRNLASEIPVWDPAVCIQCNKCVLICPHSAIRAKFYTPDALEGAPETFKSTPFKSRENPGTHYTLQVAPEDCTGCSLCVAVCPAKNKADPRSKAINMQPQPPLRMAERENYKFFLGIPNPDRTLIKAEVKASQFLEPLFEYSGACNGCGETPYVKLLTQLYGDRAVIANATGCSSIYGGNLPTTPYTVDANGRGPAWSNSLFEDNAEFGTGIRYALDHLQLRARSLVTQLAPQIGDDLVRDLLVDGYLDEAAIAVRRKQVAALREKLSGLRLAIAEELSRLADHLVPKSLWIVGGDGWAYDIGFGGLDHVFTLNRNVNILVLDTEVYSNTGGQRSKSTPLGATAKFSVGGKEAPKKDLGLIAMSYGGVYVARIAMGAKDTQTLNAFREAESYDGPSLILAYSHCIAHGYNLVLGAEQQKLAVDSGHWPLYRFDPRKRASGENPLTLDSAAPKTTLAKYRQNELRFRTLEKIDPVKAKAFADHAEHIARARYDSYQQMAAMSVLQPASAPTTADASGGTSANGSQS
- a CDS encoding dihydroorotate dehydrogenase-like protein, whose amino-acid sequence is MNLETKYLGLTLKNPLMPGASPLVDNLDTARNLEDAGAGAIVMHSLFEEQAIQDQWSSFQLSEGTSDSFAEATSFFPKQEDYHLGPEQYLEQIRKLKEALGIPVIASLNGTRIGGWIDYAKNIQQAGADAIELNVYYLATDPSESADDVESRTLDILRAVRSAVSIPIAVKLSPFYSSLAHFAAQIDALGTNGIVLFNRFYQPDIDPDALETVPKLELSSSAELRLRLRWLGVLFGTVRCSLACSGGVHRAVDAIKAIMAGADAVQCVSSLLHFGPKHLSMMLDSMRYWMEEREYASLDQMRGSMSLRHCPDPAAYERANYLKVLQIWKV
- a CDS encoding SulP family inorganic anion transporter: MQPGPWKRCAQWVPLFDRLRRYRRSDLRHDARAALNVALLDFPQAMAYALIAGLPVQTGLYSSALGSITSPFFASSRFLLVGPTNATAVLLLSALATLGIPEEQRLVVLPLLVVMVAAVFFLAAALNAGVIVKYISRSVVTGYVTAAGCLIIVHQVRHVLGVDLPRDPTLPGTLWNTLSALPLTDPASLIAGGASLGLFHLLKRRWPSLPAVAITLVAMTSVCAAASTFLHIEFRTLGAFSAAEWPVSVPILDAELFARLASPALAIAFLAFLESASIAKTLAARSGDSLDVRRQLVSLGAANAVCAFGSGMPVSGSPTRSTVNWASGARTPLASILSGILLVVGIFTLGPLIAHIPRAVLAALVISVGIALIDPVAIRTTLRTTRADALTFAVTAIGGLLLPLDTAVFAGVVTSLLLFLHKVAQPRLVEYAFNDRGELAEKSEAASRTIPAVSIVHVEGDLFFGSADLFLEQMRLLVQTENLKVVLLRLRNAHNLDATSAMAIADLVRFARGRGREVVVSGLQPEVETVFARAGLLELIGEKNLFRYTPQNVTLATRDALRRAQEIIGREKADIILFATPKTPEN